From the genome of Impatiens glandulifera chromosome 9, dImpGla2.1, whole genome shotgun sequence, one region includes:
- the LOC124913914 gene encoding uncharacterized protein LOC124913914, translated as MPHSASIEKIFMESSSVASTPSSTTEETFVTDGRRFSHLRGVRWRIDLGILTCSLSASIDDLRRTTAESRRRYAALRRKLLVDPHIPKDGSNSPEPVIDNPLSQSPDSMWGRFFRNAELERMLDQDLTRLYPEQANYFQTAGCQSMLRRILLLWCLRHPECGYRQGMHELLAPLLYVLQSDLEHLAQARKLYEDHFVDNFDADSMYNFDFKKFPDYMEEDDESSSKIMSKKKICSLDELDPKIKEIVLLSDAYGAEGELGVVLSEKFLEHDAYCMFDASMNGSSGGAVAMVDFFLPFPLPNSQTGLSPAIEVSSAWYHLLSIVDSSLYSHLVELGVEPQYFALRWLRVLFGREFSLENLLIIWDNIYACDNRKMKSFDNSSLNSMRGAFISSLAVSMILYLRSSLLATENPTSCLKRLLNFPNSFCLEKLIGKAKSLLVLALDPNNLTPLQPYSEMVFDSKSRSAAVRGHSLSSDSVSPMSPLSLVPDSYWEEKWRILHNREEEEEEKKQIPNWKTVWSEKVKMRLSRTGSVPSSPKVVHKPLVRRNLLKDLEKELESDENSEECSPAVIDDGDNEDRHLEEKDGKVVCEERGSLSEEGGSLSSSGLPSTDNNNNGDLSNVPSDDKIDDESNEVQLAYKVVLSSETQMEDDSVTEFSSVSGPKEEEVLVTEITSVSGPNEEVLVTEISSVSGPNEEVLVSEISSVSGPMEEVLSLRLPVNGDDGVTECRPISGPKEQKVLLSKFPWLWKFGRSRVEGGSQEKVANDQKIQNSACTTNTVPSSQPLDVSNDTSSSSTSKGEAVDVSTLRNIGGSMLENIQVIESSIIQQDWGQGGSSLESFSKNILAGKGQVAAVAALKELRKISNLLLEM; from the exons ATGCCTCATTCGGCTTCGATTGAGAAAATATTCATGGAATCATCGTCTGTGGCGTCTACTCCTTCCTCAACAACAGAGGAGACTTTCGTGACTGATGGTCGTCGATTTTCTCATCTCAGAGGCGTCCGATGGCGCATAGATTTGGGGATTTTGACTTGCTCCCTTTCTGCATCGATTGACGATCTCCGCCGGACGACTGCAGAGTCTAGAAGGAG ATACGCTGCCCTAAGACGAAAGCTTCTTGTTGATCCACATATACCTAAGGATGGTAGTAATTCCCCTGAACCTGTCATCGACAATCCATTGTCACAAAGCCCAG ATAGTATGTGGGGCCGTTTCTTCCGAAATGCGGAACTAGAAAGAATGCTAGATCAAGATTTGACTCGTTTATATCCAGAACAAGCAAACTATTTCCAGACTGCAGGATGCCAAAGCATGCTAAGAAGGATACTCTTGCTATGGTGTCTTAGACATCCAGAATGTGGTTACAGACAAG GAATGCATGAACTCTTGGCTCCATTATTATACGTTCTCCAATCAGATCTTGAGCACCTTGCTCAAGCCCGGAAACTGTACGAAGACCACTTCGTCGATAATTTCGACGCTGACTCGATGtacaattttgattttaagaaaTTCCCAGACTATATGGAAGAAGACGATGAAAGCAGTTCTAAAATAATGTCTAAGAAGAAGATCTGTAGTCTTGACGAGCTTGATCCGAAAATCAAAGAGATTGTATTGTTAAGCGATGCATACGGAGCAGAAGGCGAACTCGGGGTGGTTTTATCTGAGAAGTTTCTAGAACACGACGCTTATTGCATGTTCGATGCTTCAATGAATGGATCTTCTGGTGGTGCTGTAGCCATGGTCGATTTCTTCTTACCATTTCCATTACCGAATTCCCAAACGGGTTTATCTCCAGCTATTGAAGTTTCTTCGGCTTGGTATCATTTGCTTTCGATCGTCGATTCGTCTCTTTATAGTCACTTGGTTGAGCTTGGGGTTGAGCCTCAATATTTTGCACTCCGTTGGTTAAGAGTTCTTTTTGGGAGAGAATTCTCTCTTGAGAATCTCTTGATTATATGGGACAATATATATGCGTGCGACAATCGAAAAATGAAATCCTTTGACAATAGCTCGTTAAATTCGATGAGGGGGGCGTTCATTTCGTCTCTTGCTGTTTCGATGATACTTTACCTTAGATCTTCATTGCTTGCGACGGAGAATCCCACTTCGTGTCTGAAAAGGTTGTTGAATTTCCCGAACAGTTTTTGTTTAGAGAAATTGATTGGAAAGGCGAAATCTTTGTTGGTTTTGGCCTTAGATCCGAATAATTTAACCCCATTGCAGCCTTACAGTGAGATGGTTTTTGATAGTAAGAGTAGATCAGCGGCTGTGAGAGGGCATAGTCTTTCGTCGGATTCAGTTTCTCCGATGAGTCCATTAAGTTTAGTACCGGATAGCTATTGGGAAGAGAAATGGAGGATTCTGCAtaatagagaagaagaagaagaagaaaagaagcaAATTCCAAACTGGAAAACAGTTTGGTCGGAAAaagtgaagatgagactatcTAGAACTGGATCAGTTCCTTCTTCACCGAAGGTAGTACATAAACCATTGGTTAGGAGGAATTTGCTGAAGGATCTCGAGAAAGAGCTGGAATCGGATGAGAACTCGGAGGAGTGTTCACCAGCAGTTATTGATGATGGTGACAACGAGGATAGACATTTAGAGGAAAAAGATGGAAAAGTGGTTTGTGAAGAAAGGGGTTCATTGAGTGAAGAAGGGGGTTCATTGAGTTCCTCGGGTCTTCCAAGTACTGATAACAACAACAACGGAGACTTATCAAATGTTCCTAGCGATGATAAAATTGATGATGAATCCAATGAAGTGCAGTTAGCCTACAAAGTCGTTCTTTCTTCTGAAACACAAATGGAAGATGATAGTGTAACTGAATTTAGTTCAGTATCTGGTCCTAAGGAAGAAGAAGTTCTTGTAACTGAAATTACTTCAGTATCTGGTCCTAATGAAGAAGTTCTTGTAACTGAAATAAGTTCAGTATCTGGTCCTAATGAAGAAGTTCTTGTAAGTGAAATAAGTTCAGTATCTGGTCCTATGGAAGAAGTTCTTTCTTTGAGGCTGCCAGTGAATGGTGATGATGGGGTTACTGAATGTAGACCCATATCTGGTCCAAAGGAGCAGAAGGTCTTATTAAGTAAATTTCCATGGCTGTGGAAATTTGGTCGGAGTAGAGTGGAAGGAGGAAGCCAAGAAAAAGTTGCTAATGATCAGAAGATTCAGAACAGTGCCTGTACTACTAATACAGTACCTTCCTCTCAACCGTTAGATGTTTCTAATgatacttcttcttcttcaactagTAAAGGTGAAGCTGTTGATGTTAGCACATTGCGAAACATTGGCGGTAGCATGCTAGAGAATATCCAG GTAATTGAATCATCTATTATCCAGCAAGATTGGGGTCAGGGTGGTTCATCTCTGGAGAGTTTCTCTAAAAACATTCTTGCCGGAAAAGGACAAGTTGCAGCCGTGGCAGCTCTTAAGGAGCTTAGGAAAATCAGCAACCTTCTATTAGAGATGTGA